A window of Cryptomeria japonica chromosome 3, Sugi_1.0, whole genome shotgun sequence contains these coding sequences:
- the LOC131874246 gene encoding uncharacterized protein LOC131874246, which translates to MVDDARTKFEEKKAGTSSAPTSRQTRSVNVKKEKPPPPPKIQIRRKAKKDEPQAPKTPKAIEKRKREQAKIFFKAVAEEEAKETESEGGKKELRASGKKYKVVGAPTVKSVKFVQAETEEILKRFLGLEREELDMIETYEEEDILKEPVIEGELLDVFEIDEIFTQKEKEPEGGTTSVPTITKEQQVFLKVIPTGKDEEGTKTQENAQIDVEQTKKSPEKAEEKQKEEEEEQKVTA; encoded by the exons ATGGTTGATGATGCGAGAACCAAATTTGAAGAAAAGAAGGCAGGAACCTCTAGTGCACCCACCAGTAGACAAACTAGGAGTGTAAATGTCAagaaggagaagccccctcctcctCCAAAGATACAAATCAGAAGAAAGGCAAAGAAAGATGAGCCTCAAGCACCTAAAACACCTAAAGCAATAGAGAAAAGGAAGAGAGAACAAGCAAAAATTTTTTTCAAGGCTGTAGCAGAGGAAGAAGCAAAGGAAACTGAATCAGAAGGAGGAAAGAAGGAACTGAGAGCAAGTGGAAAGAAATATAAAGTGGTTGGTGCACCCACTGTCAAATCAGTTAAG TTTGTGCAAGCTGAGACTGAGGAAATTTTGAAGAGGTTTTTAGGACTTGAAAGAGAGGAACTGGATATGATAGAAACTTATGAGGAAGAAGATATTCTGAAGGAACCGGTAATTGAAGGTGAACTACTAGAtgtatttgaaattgatgagataTTTACTCAAAAAGAGAAAGAACCAGAAGGTGGTACTACATCAGTACCTACTATTACAAAAGAACAACAAGTATTTTTGAAAGTGATTCCAACTGGTAAAGATGAAGAGGGGACAAAAACTCAAGAGAATGCACAAATAGATGTTGAGCAAACTAAAAAGTCACCGGAGAAGGCagaagagaagcaaaaagaagaagaagaagagcagAAAGTGACCGCCTGA